Proteins encoded within one genomic window of Salipaludibacillus agaradhaerens:
- a CDS encoding GNAT family N-acetyltransferase, protein MNSKSDKFPILETKRLLLRNIINEDAKNILHYMSDEDVMQYYGLAPFKSLDDAFEEISWYQTLLNKKTGIRWGITLKEKGIIIGSCGFHNIVSQHFRTEIGFELSKEMWGKGIAFEAVEAITNYGFTHMSFQRIEALIEPPNLSSQRLVEKLGFMREGLLRNYEFTCGKFCDLFMYSLLKQDFDKTD, encoded by the coding sequence ATGAACAGTAAAAGTGATAAATTCCCCATACTTGAGACTAAAAGATTATTATTAAGAAACATTATTAATGAAGATGCGAAAAATATTTTACATTATATGTCTGACGAAGATGTTATGCAATATTATGGCTTAGCCCCTTTTAAATCACTGGATGATGCCTTTGAGGAGATTTCTTGGTACCAAACACTGCTTAACAAGAAAACGGGTATTAGATGGGGCATTACACTGAAGGAGAAAGGAATTATTATTGGAAGTTGCGGCTTTCATAATATTGTTTCTCAGCATTTTCGAACTGAAATTGGCTTTGAATTGAGTAAAGAGATGTGGGGAAAAGGGATTGCTTTTGAAGCTGTAGAAGCGATAACTAATTATGGATTTACCCATATGAGTTTTCAGCGGATAGAAGCATTGATTGAACCACCTAACCTATCATCACAAAGGTTGGTAGAAAAGTTGGGTTTTATGAGAGAAGGATTATTGAGGAATTATGAATTTACATGTGGGAAATTTTGTGATTTGTTTATGTATTCTTTGTTAAAACAAGACTTTGACAAAACTGATTAA
- a CDS encoding DNA polymerase IV, which produces MGKSRIIFHVDMNSFYASVEAAYDPTLAGKPLAIAGNAKERRGIVVTASYEARARGVKPPMPLWEAKRACPELLVRQPNFDRYRQASMRMFQLLYDYTPLVEPVSIDEGYMDVSDVVTDMTPLQLANHIQMRIEKELSLPCSIGIAPNKFLAKTASDMKKPKGITVLRKREVREKLWSLKTIEMHGIGSKTAEKLQKLGIYTIKDIANANKDLLHRHLGVGGLRIYERAYGIDDRPVDPDAVNEFKSIGNSTTLPEDTTEPAKVRKVLMNLSDSVGRRLRRKNVYTGNIQLTIRYYDRKTITRSSKLPHPIDLHDDIFEASWRLWEKYWNGEPIRLLGVTGMDLVEKGQAYKQLDLFSYKKEEREVKLSDVVDSLRNKYGEDVLLKGTQGGSKDRSDDLRDKKLRGTSLEKDFLRNKLFTDE; this is translated from the coding sequence ATGGGGAAAAGCCGAATTATCTTCCATGTTGATATGAACAGCTTTTATGCATCTGTAGAAGCGGCTTATGATCCGACATTAGCTGGCAAACCGTTAGCTATAGCAGGAAATGCTAAAGAAAGACGTGGTATTGTCGTAACAGCTAGCTATGAGGCACGTGCCAGAGGTGTGAAGCCGCCAATGCCGCTATGGGAAGCAAAGAGAGCCTGTCCTGAATTGCTTGTTAGACAGCCAAATTTTGACCGTTATCGGCAAGCATCCATGCGGATGTTCCAGTTATTGTACGATTACACGCCTCTTGTTGAACCTGTTTCAATTGATGAAGGTTACATGGATGTCAGCGATGTTGTGACGGATATGACACCTCTTCAGCTGGCTAATCATATTCAAATGCGAATTGAGAAGGAACTCTCTTTACCTTGCAGTATTGGAATAGCTCCAAATAAATTTTTAGCAAAAACAGCGAGCGATATGAAAAAACCAAAAGGTATTACTGTATTGAGAAAACGAGAAGTGCGAGAAAAATTGTGGTCACTGAAGACAATAGAGATGCATGGGATAGGCAGCAAAACAGCTGAAAAACTGCAAAAATTAGGGATATATACGATTAAAGATATTGCAAATGCTAATAAGGACCTCCTTCATCGACACTTAGGAGTCGGAGGTCTACGTATCTATGAACGAGCTTATGGTATAGATGACCGACCTGTAGACCCTGATGCAGTTAATGAGTTCAAAAGTATCGGCAACTCTACCACATTGCCAGAAGATACAACAGAACCGGCGAAAGTAAGAAAGGTTCTAATGAATTTAAGTGATTCCGTTGGACGGAGATTGAGACGCAAAAATGTTTATACGGGAAATATTCAGTTAACCATTCGGTACTATGATCGCAAAACGATTACACGCTCCAGTAAACTCCCTCATCCCATTGATTTGCACGACGATATTTTTGAAGCCTCCTGGAGGCTGTGGGAGAAATATTGGAATGGAGAACCCATTCGACTTCTCGGAGTTACAGGCATGGACCTGGTAGAAAAAGGGCAAGCATATAAGCAGTTAGATTTATTCTCTTATAAAAAAGAAGAAAGAGAAGTGAAGCTAAGTGATGTCGTTGACTCCCTTCGTAATAAATATGGAGAGGATGTTCTTCTTAAGGGTACACAAGGTGGCTCAAAAGATCGAAGTGATGATTTGAGAGATAAAAAGCTGCGTGGGACAAGTTTAGAAAAAGATTTTTTGCGAAACAAATTATTTACCGATGAATAG
- a CDS encoding NAD(P)/FAD-dependent oxidoreductase, which translates to MDHYDVIVVGMGPAGIFTVYELTKQQPELKILFIDKGHAIHQRRCPINEKKIQKCPPPAGRKEFAGCLPACSITSGFGGAGAYSDGKFNITTAFGGWMQDYLPASEVLELIKYVDAINLDHGAPEESTDPTTDEVRNIERRGLGAGLKLLRASVRHLGTEVNMQILTSIYETLKERCHMMHRTEVADILTEKTVDGHRVTGVKLKKKEEEIYADNVVIVPGRDGSEWLGGLLRERGYTMVNNQVDIGVRVETSDVIMEEINTHLYEAKFVYNTSVGTKVRTFCSNPSGHVVVENHSGIMTANGHAYKDPKLGSENTNFALLVSHTFTEPFDKPNAFAQEISERANDLSDGSVIVQKYGDIMKGRRSTEKRIKEGFLEPTLKEAVPGDLGLVLPYNTMRSLIEMMEALDKVTPGIASEHTLFYGVEAKFYSSRPILNNEFETEISGLYAGGDGGGVTRGLAQAGANGVHIARAILKKVSSTPDVNKKEPHPAY; encoded by the coding sequence ATGGATCATTATGATGTGATCGTAGTCGGTATGGGACCGGCAGGAATATTTACTGTTTATGAATTAACAAAACAACAACCTGAATTGAAGATTTTATTTATTGATAAAGGTCATGCCATTCATCAACGACGTTGTCCTATTAATGAAAAGAAAATACAAAAATGTCCGCCCCCTGCAGGGCGAAAAGAATTTGCTGGGTGTTTACCTGCCTGTTCAATTACGAGCGGGTTTGGAGGTGCTGGTGCCTACTCTGATGGTAAATTTAATATTACGACTGCTTTTGGAGGCTGGATGCAGGATTATTTACCTGCTTCAGAAGTGTTGGAGCTAATTAAGTATGTGGATGCCATTAATTTAGATCATGGGGCGCCTGAAGAAAGCACGGATCCTACTACTGATGAAGTAAGAAATATTGAACGCCGCGGTTTAGGAGCAGGACTTAAATTATTGCGTGCCTCTGTTCGTCACTTAGGTACAGAAGTAAACATGCAAATTCTCACGAGTATTTACGAAACTCTTAAGGAACGTTGTCACATGATGCATCGAACAGAAGTCGCTGATATCCTCACAGAAAAAACAGTGGATGGTCATCGCGTAACAGGGGTAAAATTAAAGAAAAAGGAAGAAGAAATTTATGCCGATAACGTTGTCATTGTACCGGGGCGAGATGGTTCTGAATGGCTAGGTGGCTTGCTGAGAGAGCGCGGGTACACTATGGTGAATAATCAAGTAGACATTGGCGTTCGTGTGGAAACATCTGATGTAATTATGGAGGAAATAAACACTCATCTTTATGAAGCTAAGTTTGTATATAATACATCTGTAGGTACGAAAGTCCGCACGTTCTGTTCAAATCCATCGGGCCATGTTGTGGTCGAAAATCACAGTGGCATCATGACAGCAAATGGTCATGCCTACAAAGATCCTAAGTTAGGTAGTGAAAACACAAATTTTGCATTACTTGTCTCCCACACATTTACTGAGCCTTTTGATAAGCCAAATGCTTTTGCTCAAGAGATATCTGAACGAGCCAACGACCTATCGGACGGATCCGTTATTGTTCAGAAATATGGTGATATAATGAAAGGTAGACGATCGACTGAAAAACGCATAAAAGAAGGTTTTCTTGAACCTACACTAAAAGAAGCTGTGCCAGGTGATTTGGGGCTTGTACTGCCCTATAATACAATGAGAAGTTTAATTGAAATGATGGAAGCGCTAGATAAAGTAACACCGGGCATTGCGTCTGAGCACACGTTATTTTATGGCGTGGAAGCTAAATTTTACTCATCACGGCCTATATTAAATAATGAGTTTGAAACTGAAATTAGTGGTCTCTATGCTGGTGGAGATGGCGGCGGAGTAACAAGAGGGTTGGCACAAGCTGGGGCTAATGGCGTTCATATTGCTCGAGCTATCTTAAAGAAGGTGTCTTCAACACCCGATGTCAATAAAAAAGAGCCGCACCCTGCTTATTGA
- a CDS encoding M20/M25/M40 family metallo-hydrolase, whose amino-acid sequence MVNEQRLIDEFMELVKIDSETRYERKIADILTKKFEKLGLEVNEDSSAVVTGHGAGNLICTLAGTAEQGDTIYFTSHMDTVVPGKDVNPILENGYIASDGTTVLGADDKAGLAAMLEAIKLLKEKNIPHGTVQFIITAGEESGLVGAKALNRQDILADYGFALDSDGTVGHIITAAPNQSKVKAVVYGKTAHAGVAPELGVSAITVASKAIANMPLGRIDEETTANIGRIEGGSQTNIVCDRVDILAEARSLVTEKMEKQTQDMKAAFEVAAEEMGGKVDVTIDVAYPGFKHTEKDDIVQKAKSAVQSIGRTPVLKQSGGGSDANIISGLGIPTVNLGIGYENIHTTSEKIPVKELVKAAELVVALIEKSVSQ is encoded by the coding sequence ATGGTAAACGAACAACGACTCATTGATGAATTTATGGAGCTTGTAAAAATAGATTCAGAAACAAGGTATGAGCGCAAAATAGCTGATATCCTAACAAAGAAATTTGAAAAATTAGGGCTAGAAGTGAATGAGGATTCCTCTGCAGTAGTAACAGGTCATGGTGCAGGTAACTTGATTTGTACACTGGCTGGTACAGCTGAACAAGGGGATACGATATATTTCACATCTCATATGGATACTGTTGTACCAGGTAAAGACGTCAATCCGATATTAGAAAACGGTTATATTGCAAGCGATGGAACAACTGTCCTTGGAGCTGATGATAAAGCTGGTTTAGCAGCAATGCTTGAAGCGATAAAGCTATTAAAAGAAAAGAATATTCCACACGGAACTGTTCAATTTATTATTACTGCTGGAGAAGAATCTGGGCTTGTAGGGGCAAAAGCATTGAACAGGCAAGATATTCTTGCTGATTACGGATTCGCATTAGACAGCGATGGAACAGTCGGACATATAATTACTGCAGCACCTAACCAATCAAAAGTAAAAGCTGTGGTGTACGGGAAAACGGCTCATGCGGGAGTGGCGCCTGAGCTTGGTGTCTCCGCTATTACCGTCGCCTCCAAGGCAATTGCAAATATGCCACTGGGCCGGATAGATGAAGAGACAACAGCAAATATTGGCCGAATTGAAGGGGGAAGTCAAACAAATATCGTGTGCGATCGCGTTGATATTTTAGCTGAAGCAAGATCACTTGTAACAGAAAAAATGGAAAAACAAACACAAGACATGAAAGCAGCCTTTGAAGTAGCAGCCGAAGAAATGGGTGGAAAGGTAGACGTGACGATTGATGTGGCTTATCCAGGCTTTAAACATACTGAAAAGGATGATATTGTACAAAAAGCTAAGTCAGCGGTTCAATCGATTGGCCGTACACCAGTTTTGAAGCAAAGTGGAGGAGGTAGTGATGCAAATATTATCTCTGGTCTTGGCATTCCTACCGTGAATCTTGGTATCGGCTACGAAAATATCCATACAACAAGCGAAAAAATACCAGTAAAAGAGCTTGTTAAGGCAGCTGAATTAGTAGTGGCTCTTATAGAAAAAAGTGTGTCACAGTAA
- the prli42 gene encoding stressosome-associated protein Prli42, with translation MPRKFRKAIIYMMIGIMFLGAVLSGVAYF, from the coding sequence ATGCCTCGTAAATTTAGAAAAGCCATTATTTATATGATGATCGGGATTATGTTTTTAGGCGCCGTATTAAGTGGAGTCGCTTATTTCTAA
- a CDS encoding L,D-transpeptidase yields the protein MASFMLSFLLIVSPLWPLGENPLVGDPYVIVNTATNELAFIVEGEVKQQFQIATGHEYNQTPEGEFNIIVKAMNPYYRKHDIEGGDKDNPLGTRWIGFDANGTDGRIFGLHGTNQPSSIGSRITKGCVRLNNSDVEILYEVIPIGTKILIISSEKNFEELGREHGAIE from the coding sequence ATGGCTTCTTTTATGTTATCATTTTTACTCATTGTGTCCCCCTTATGGCCGCTTGGTGAAAACCCGCTGGTTGGAGACCCATACGTTATCGTAAATACTGCAACGAATGAACTGGCTTTTATCGTTGAAGGAGAAGTGAAGCAACAATTTCAAATAGCTACCGGCCATGAATACAACCAAACGCCTGAAGGTGAGTTTAATATTATAGTAAAGGCAATGAATCCATACTATCGAAAGCATGATATTGAGGGCGGTGACAAAGATAATCCATTAGGTACTAGGTGGATTGGCTTTGATGCAAATGGGACTGATGGCAGAATATTTGGGCTTCATGGTACAAATCAGCCTTCTTCTATCGGATCAAGAATTACGAAAGGCTGTGTCCGGCTTAATAACTCAGATGTAGAAATACTTTATGAAGTGATCCCTATTGGGACTAAAATTTTAATAATATCTAGTGAGAAAAACTTCGAAGAATTAGGGAGAGAGCATGGCGCGATTGAATAA
- a CDS encoding aromatic acid exporter family protein translates to MFKIGYRTLKTALGTAGAVAIAQWLDLDFFASAGIITILCVQKTKRKSVKDSWARFLACLIGMIFAVLVFEILGYHPLSIVVLLILFIPTTLILKVQGGIVTSSVINFHIYTVSDLSVNLIVNELALIVIGIGFALLVNMYMPSKQNQLEEMQAKLEKYFSKILNEFAKYIRDGDSDWNGQEITEAVSLLEKSKNQAILNLENHIFRYEDVYYHYFKMREKQLDIFERMMPLLTSIEHHVEQADMLADYMEELAEGIHPENTAHIYITKLEELKISFKQMPLPTTRNEFEARSALAHLVYELDQYLIIKQQFKPVKEYRVFR, encoded by the coding sequence ATGTTTAAAATTGGATATAGAACATTAAAAACAGCTTTAGGGACTGCAGGAGCAGTGGCTATTGCTCAATGGCTTGACCTTGACTTTTTTGCTTCTGCTGGGATAATAACCATCCTATGTGTGCAAAAAACAAAACGAAAATCTGTGAAAGACTCATGGGCACGATTTTTAGCTTGTCTTATTGGAATGATCTTCGCTGTCCTTGTTTTTGAAATACTTGGTTATCACCCATTATCAATTGTTGTACTGCTTATTTTATTTATCCCTACAACACTCATACTTAAAGTACAGGGTGGGATTGTAACGAGTTCAGTTATTAACTTTCATATTTATACTGTAAGTGACCTGAGCGTTAACTTAATAGTAAATGAACTGGCTCTAATAGTTATCGGAATTGGTTTTGCCTTATTAGTAAATATGTATATGCCTAGTAAACAAAATCAATTAGAGGAGATGCAAGCTAAGCTTGAAAAGTATTTTTCAAAAATATTGAATGAATTCGCAAAATATATACGCGACGGGGACAGTGATTGGAATGGCCAAGAAATTACTGAAGCTGTGTCCTTGCTGGAAAAATCTAAAAATCAGGCAATCCTAAACTTGGAGAACCACATTTTTAGGTATGAGGATGTTTACTATCATTACTTTAAAATGAGAGAGAAGCAATTAGATATCTTTGAACGAATGATGCCACTTCTCACTTCGATTGAGCATCATGTAGAACAAGCAGACATGCTTGCTGATTATATGGAAGAGTTAGCAGAAGGTATTCATCCAGAAAATACAGCTCACATTTATATTACAAAATTAGAAGAATTAAAAATTTCCTTTAAACAAATGCCACTTCCTACTACGAGAAATGAATTTGAAGCGAGATCCGCTTTAGCTCATCTCGTCTATGAATTGGATCAATATTTAATTATTAAACAGCAATTTAAACCAGTAAAAGAATATCGGGTATTTCGTTGA
- a CDS encoding BrxA/BrxB family bacilliredoxin produces the protein MFMNDVVQAARNDMVEAGYDQLTTPEEVEAAFSKEGSTLVLVNSVCGCAGGIARPSAAYMKNYDVKADQYVTVFAGQDKEATEKARSFFTGYPPSSPSFALLKDGEIKMMLERHQIEGHEPIEVVKELEKGFDTHFK, from the coding sequence ATGTTTATGAACGATGTCGTTCAGGCAGCGCGTAATGATATGGTAGAAGCAGGTTACGATCAATTGACGACCCCTGAAGAAGTGGAGGCAGCTTTTAGCAAGGAAGGGAGTACACTTGTCCTTGTTAATTCAGTATGTGGCTGTGCTGGTGGTATTGCCCGTCCTTCTGCAGCTTATATGAAAAATTATGATGTTAAGGCAGATCAATATGTGACAGTATTTGCAGGACAAGATAAGGAGGCTACTGAAAAAGCGCGATCTTTCTTTACGGGATATCCACCGTCCTCACCTTCTTTTGCCCTTCTGAAAGACGGAGAAATTAAAATGATGCTTGAACGTCATCAAATTGAAGGTCATGAACCAATTGAAGTTGTTAAAGAACTAGAAAAAGGGTTCGACACACATTTTAAATAA
- a CDS encoding metal ABC transporter solute-binding protein, Zn/Mn family — protein MGMQKGRYLKAIALGAFSFVLAACGNNSDNTSTGNVETGDNEIETIHVKTTLYPLEDFANRIGGEFVEVDNIVPIGADAHTFEPTANQMIEVAEADLFIYNGADFEGFADSIKDTVASHDVTVVTASEGIDLISYDHTHDHAHDHEEDHDHNNDHDHDHEEDHDHNNDHAHDHEEDHAHNDEEGNHSEDAHDHTHGDQDPHVWLDPIRSIQLAENIKEALIDINPEAQETFEANFEALKEELEELDEELQSMADNAERGTIVVSHAGYGYWEDRYGIEQIAIAGLSPSNEPSIQQIQNTITLMEDNDINYVMFEQNIPTNIAETVKVEVGAEDVWLHNLEVLTEEDIENNEDYFSLMRRNIEALETGLN, from the coding sequence ATGGGTATGCAAAAAGGACGATACTTAAAAGCGATAGCATTAGGCGCCTTTTCATTTGTATTAGCTGCTTGTGGGAATAATAGCGATAACACCTCAACAGGAAATGTAGAAACAGGGGATAATGAGATAGAAACGATTCATGTTAAAACAACGCTCTATCCACTTGAAGACTTTGCTAACCGAATTGGCGGAGAATTTGTAGAGGTTGATAACATTGTTCCGATTGGAGCAGATGCTCATACATTTGAACCAACAGCTAATCAAATGATTGAAGTGGCAGAAGCGGATTTATTTATTTATAACGGTGCTGATTTTGAAGGGTTTGCTGATAGTATAAAAGATACGGTGGCGTCTCATGACGTAACTGTTGTGACAGCGTCAGAAGGCATTGATCTTATTAGTTATGATCATACTCACGATCACGCTCACGACCATGAAGAGGATCATGACCACAATAATGACCATGATCACGACCATGAAGAGGATCATGATCATAATAATGACCACGCTCACGACCATGAAGAGGATCATGCCCATAACGATGAGGAGGGTAATCATTCTGAAGATGCCCATGACCACACACACGGTGATCAGGATCCACACGTTTGGTTAGATCCTATCCGTTCCATTCAGTTAGCGGAGAATATCAAAGAGGCACTCATCGACATTAATCCGGAAGCGCAAGAGACTTTTGAAGCTAATTTTGAAGCTCTTAAAGAAGAACTTGAAGAATTAGATGAAGAGCTTCAATCTATGGCCGACAATGCTGAACGTGGCACGATTGTCGTTTCCCATGCAGGTTACGGTTATTGGGAGGATCGCTACGGCATTGAACAAATCGCAATTGCTGGATTATCACCATCAAATGAACCCTCAATACAACAGATTCAAAACACGATTACTTTAATGGAAGATAACGATATAAATTACGTGATGTTTGAGCAAAATATCCCGACTAACATTGCAGAAACAGTTAAAGTTGAAGTTGGTGCTGAAGATGTATGGCTTCACAACTTAGAAGTATTAACCGAAGAAGACATTGAGAATAACGAAGATTATTTTAGTTTAATGCGACGCAACATCGAAGCATTGGAAACTGGTCTAAATTAA
- a CDS encoding dihydrolipoamide acetyltransferase family protein translates to MATEITMPQLGESVTEGTITKWLVNPGDYVNKYDPIAEVMTDKVNAEVPSSFAGTILELIAEEDQTVAVGEVICTLEAENNKVSLNSKDSSSSKETVKEVAEEPSSSEKSMKKRYSPAVLKLAQEHDIDLERVNGSGRGGRITRKDLLALVENGETSSKEEAPQAMASHAREARADQMSIASSSKGTSKEPMENSEFDRFERIPVSGVRKAIAQNMVKSKHEAPHAWMMIEVDVTELVKYREKIKNEFQNREGFKLTFLPFFMKAVIDALKAFPQVNAKWDGDNIIRYKDVHLSMAVATENELFVPVIKHADEKNVKGLAKALNDLSRKVRSSSLTQADMQGGTFTLNNTGSFGSIQSQPIINTPQAAILSVESIVKRPVVLENDAIAVRNMVNLCLSLDHRVLDGLICGKFMAHIKQSLEQMNENTLSIY, encoded by the coding sequence ATGGCAACTGAAATAACGATGCCTCAATTAGGCGAAAGTGTCACTGAAGGCACGATTACTAAATGGCTTGTTAATCCTGGCGATTATGTTAATAAATACGATCCCATTGCAGAAGTGATGACAGATAAAGTAAACGCAGAAGTGCCATCTTCTTTTGCTGGAACTATCTTAGAATTAATTGCTGAGGAAGATCAAACAGTAGCTGTAGGTGAGGTTATATGCACTTTGGAGGCCGAAAATAATAAGGTGTCATTAAATAGTAAAGATTCCTCTTCCTCTAAAGAAACAGTAAAAGAAGTGGCTGAAGAACCCTCATCATCAGAAAAATCAATGAAAAAAAGGTACTCTCCAGCTGTGCTAAAGTTGGCACAAGAACATGACATTGACTTAGAGCGAGTGAATGGATCAGGACGCGGGGGACGTATCACTAGAAAGGACCTTTTAGCGCTTGTGGAAAATGGGGAGACCTCTTCCAAAGAAGAAGCGCCACAAGCCATGGCATCGCATGCTAGAGAAGCACGAGCAGACCAAATGTCCATAGCTTCATCATCTAAAGGTACCTCAAAGGAACCAATGGAAAATTCAGAGTTCGACCGATTTGAACGTATACCAGTAAGTGGTGTTCGTAAGGCGATTGCTCAGAATATGGTAAAATCAAAACATGAAGCGCCACATGCGTGGATGATGATTGAAGTTGATGTAACGGAGCTTGTTAAATACCGTGAAAAAATAAAAAATGAGTTTCAGAACAGAGAAGGCTTTAAATTAACCTTTTTACCTTTCTTTATGAAAGCTGTTATCGATGCATTAAAAGCCTTTCCACAGGTGAATGCAAAGTGGGATGGCGATAACATCATTCGATATAAAGATGTGCACCTATCAATGGCAGTTGCGACTGAAAACGAACTATTTGTCCCTGTCATTAAGCATGCCGATGAGAAAAACGTAAAAGGACTTGCAAAAGCTTTGAATGACTTATCAAGAAAAGTTCGGTCCTCTTCATTAACGCAAGCAGACATGCAAGGGGGAACTTTCACGCTTAATAATACGGGTTCCTTTGGCTCAATTCAGTCCCAACCTATTATAAATACACCTCAGGCAGCTATATTGTCAGTAGAATCAATTGTTAAACGTCCTGTGGTATTAGAGAATGATGCTATTGCAGTGAGAAACATGGTTAATTTATGTTTGTCCTTAGATCACCGTGTGCTGGATGGACTCATCTGCGGCAAGTTTATGGCTCATATTAAACAATCTCTTGAACAAATGAACGAAAATACACTATCCATTTATTAA
- a CDS encoding alpha-ketoacid dehydrogenase subunit beta has protein sequence MPVISYIESITKALKEEMARDENVFILGEDVGKRGGVFRATDGLYTEFGEERVIDTPLAESAIAGVGIGAAMYGMRPVAEMQFADFIMPAFNQIVSEAAKIRYRSNNDWICPVTIRAPYGGGVHGALYHSQSVEAMFANTPGLKIVMPSTPYDVKGLLKAAIRSDDPVLFFEHKRAYRLIKGEVPDEDYTLPIGKADVKREGEDITVITYGLCVHFALQAAEALEKDGYSAHILDLRTVYPLDKQAIIEAAQKTGKVLLVTEANKEGSIMSEVAAVIAEHCLFDLDAPVQRLAGPDVPAMPYAPPLEKQFMVTPDKVEKAMRELAEF, from the coding sequence ATGCCTGTTATATCTTATATTGAGTCAATAACGAAAGCATTAAAAGAAGAGATGGCTCGAGATGAAAATGTATTCATCCTTGGTGAAGATGTAGGTAAACGAGGAGGCGTTTTCAGGGCTACTGATGGATTATATACTGAATTTGGTGAAGAAAGAGTGATCGATACTCCTCTTGCTGAATCAGCGATCGCAGGGGTTGGAATTGGTGCTGCCATGTATGGCATGAGACCGGTAGCGGAAATGCAGTTCGCGGATTTTATCATGCCTGCCTTCAATCAAATTGTTTCTGAAGCAGCCAAAATACGTTACCGATCAAATAATGATTGGATATGTCCTGTTACGATCAGGGCCCCTTATGGCGGTGGTGTTCATGGTGCACTTTATCATTCACAATCGGTAGAAGCGATGTTTGCTAACACACCAGGCTTAAAAATCGTGATGCCGTCTACGCCATACGATGTTAAAGGCCTATTAAAAGCTGCCATTCGTTCAGATGATCCTGTGTTATTTTTTGAACATAAACGAGCTTATCGCTTAATAAAGGGTGAAGTTCCTGATGAAGACTACACACTACCTATAGGGAAAGCTGATGTGAAGCGAGAAGGCGAAGACATTACTGTCATTACTTACGGTCTATGCGTGCATTTTGCATTACAAGCAGCTGAAGCTCTAGAGAAAGACGGATATTCTGCTCATATCCTAGATTTACGTACAGTGTATCCCCTCGACAAGCAAGCAATTATTGAAGCGGCTCAAAAAACTGGTAAAGTGCTCTTAGTGACTGAAGCTAATAAAGAAGGAAGTATTATGAGTGAAGTAGCAGCAGTGATTGCTGAGCATTGTTTATTTGATTTAGACGCGCCCGTTCAGCGACTGGCTGGGCCTGATGTGCCTGCCATGCCTTATGCACCACCGCTAGAAAAACAGTTTATGGTTACCCCTGATAAAGTGGAAAAAGCGATGCGAGAGTTAGCGGAATTTTAA